A window of Paraburkholderia bryophila contains these coding sequences:
- a CDS encoding oxidoreductase, which produces MSSNRTILITGVSSGFGRALAEEALAAGYRVVGTVRSEQAKQSFESLNPANAFGRVLDVTDFDSIEEVVSEIEANVGPLDVLVNNAGYGHEGVMEESSLADMRRQFDVNVFGAVAVMKSVLPYMRERRRGHILNITSMGGFITMPGIAYYCGSKFALEGISEVLGKELKPFGIHVTAVAPGSFRTAWAGRSMVRTPRSIPDYDALFDPIRKGREEKSGKQLGDPVKAARAMLSVIESDEPPAHLLLGSDALSLVREKLSLLGAEFDAWERVTRSTDGGT; this is translated from the coding sequence ATGTCTTCGAATAGAACCATCCTTATCACCGGCGTCAGTAGTGGCTTCGGCCGCGCATTGGCCGAAGAAGCGCTCGCCGCAGGGTATCGAGTCGTCGGCACGGTACGAAGCGAGCAGGCGAAACAGAGCTTCGAATCGCTCAACCCGGCGAACGCATTCGGTCGGGTACTCGACGTTACCGATTTCGATTCCATCGAAGAGGTCGTCAGCGAAATTGAGGCCAACGTGGGGCCGCTGGACGTGCTGGTGAACAACGCCGGTTACGGTCACGAGGGTGTGATGGAAGAGTCGTCGCTTGCCGATATGCGTCGCCAATTCGACGTGAACGTGTTCGGCGCTGTCGCCGTCATGAAGAGCGTGTTGCCGTACATGCGCGAGCGCAGACGCGGACACATTCTCAACATCACCTCGATGGGCGGCTTTATCACCATGCCGGGCATCGCCTACTACTGCGGCAGCAAATTCGCATTGGAGGGCATCTCCGAAGTCCTCGGCAAAGAACTCAAGCCGTTCGGCATTCACGTAACCGCCGTGGCGCCAGGCTCTTTTCGCACGGCATGGGCTGGTCGTTCGATGGTTCGAACGCCGCGTTCGATTCCCGACTACGATGCGTTGTTCGACCCCATCAGAAAAGGGCGGGAAGAGAAAAGCGGCAAACAACTCGGGGATCCTGTGAAAGCCGCGCGCGCCATGTTGTCCGTTATCGAAAGCGATGAGCCGCCAGCGCATCTTCTGCTGGGCAGTGATGCGCTCAGCCTGGTTCGGGAAAAGCTCTCGTTGCTTGGCGCGGAATTCGACGCGTGGGAAAGGGTTACCCGATCGACGGACGGAGGAACCTGA
- a CDS encoding class I SAM-dependent methyltransferase, giving the protein MDNTQHTGNAQTALWNGSSGRAWIAAQAVLDQMFQPFEDLLVDMMGVGAGLRVLDVGCGTGSTTLAAARRLGVKGHCIGVDVSVPMIAVAQGRAERANSTASFICADAQTHAFEPASFDRIMSRFGVMFFDDPALAFANLGRAARDGAEMHCIAWRSPVDNPFMTTAERAAASLLPDLPTRRPDAPGQFSFADRQRVASILDASGWVDVDIQSIDIACTLLEQELVGYFSRLGPLGMMLQGEMDEPTRTQVIESVRAAFDPYVHGTEVRYTAACWMISARASSVLARRSGQGTSTQ; this is encoded by the coding sequence ATGGACAACACGCAGCACACTGGCAACGCACAAACGGCACTTTGGAATGGCAGTTCCGGGCGCGCATGGATCGCCGCGCAGGCGGTACTCGATCAAATGTTCCAGCCTTTCGAAGACTTGCTTGTCGACATGATGGGCGTCGGCGCCGGGCTTCGGGTGCTCGACGTCGGCTGTGGCACGGGCAGTACGACGCTGGCGGCGGCACGACGGCTTGGCGTGAAAGGCCATTGCATCGGAGTCGATGTCTCGGTGCCGATGATTGCCGTTGCCCAGGGGCGTGCCGAACGGGCGAACTCGACGGCTAGCTTTATCTGTGCCGATGCGCAGACTCATGCCTTCGAGCCGGCAAGCTTCGACAGGATCATGTCGCGTTTCGGCGTCATGTTTTTCGATGACCCGGCGTTGGCCTTCGCGAATCTGGGGCGCGCGGCAAGGGACGGCGCCGAAATGCATTGCATCGCCTGGCGCAGCCCGGTGGACAATCCGTTCATGACGACCGCCGAGCGTGCCGCCGCGTCTCTGTTGCCTGACTTGCCCACCCGCCGACCCGACGCGCCGGGGCAGTTCTCTTTCGCGGATCGGCAGCGGGTTGCTTCTATCCTCGACGCGAGCGGCTGGGTGGACGTAGATATCCAATCGATCGATATAGCCTGCACGCTGCTCGAGCAGGAATTGGTCGGCTACTTCAGTCGGCTCGGCCCTCTCGGCATGATGCTTCAGGGAGAGATGGATGAGCCGACGCGCACGCAAGTCATCGAGTCTGTTCGCGCTGCTTTTGATCCGTATGTCCACGGAACCGAAGTTCGTTACACCGCGGCCTGCTGGATGATCAGCGCGCGCGCGTCGTCTGTGTTGGCTCGTCGAAGCGGGCAGGGAACGTCCACGCAATGA
- a CDS encoding helix-turn-helix domain-containing protein yields the protein MIKLDIGEVVQRSGVPASTLRFYEEKGLIASNGRRGLRRLFDPSVLDRLALIALGRAASFSLDDIAAMFAPAGPPNIDRRMLAAKAEELDRTIRKLSIMRDGLRHAAACPAPSHMECPTFRRILRAVASGAAGARTRKTPSRT from the coding sequence ATGATCAAGCTAGATATCGGCGAAGTGGTGCAACGCTCCGGCGTTCCCGCATCGACGTTGCGGTTCTACGAGGAAAAGGGGCTGATTGCATCGAACGGTCGCAGAGGATTGCGCCGTCTCTTCGATCCCAGCGTGCTGGACCGGCTCGCATTGATCGCGCTGGGACGCGCCGCGAGTTTCTCGCTGGACGACATCGCGGCAATGTTCGCGCCGGCGGGACCGCCGAACATCGATCGTCGGATGCTCGCGGCCAAAGCCGAGGAACTGGACAGGACGATCCGCAAGCTGAGCATCATGCGCGACGGACTACGGCATGCCGCCGCGTGCCCTGCGCCGAGTCATATGGAGTGCCCCACGTTCCGCCGGATACTTCGCGCTGTGGCGTCAGGGGCTGCGGGCGCGCGAACCAGGAAAACCCCATCGCGAACGTAG